A single region of the Mercenaria mercenaria strain notata chromosome 6, MADL_Memer_1, whole genome shotgun sequence genome encodes:
- the LOC123549009 gene encoding CCAAT/enhancer-binding protein gamma-like codes for MKMPMKKPFPSSESSDDSDDFSPNAKRAKLEKSSDEYVARRERNNIAVRKSREKSRAKAKETLAQVDKLRKENEMLEQKVTILSKELSVLKDLFLAHAGNVSEVTCPTPPPTTVTVQVTASADHQYSVKAQEN; via the coding sequence ATGAAAATGCCAATGAAGAAACCTTTCCCATCAAGCGAGAGCTCGGACGATTCTGATGATTTCAGCCCAAATGCAAAACGAGCTAAATTAGAGAAATCTAGTGACGAATACGTTGCAAGAAGGGAGAGGAACAATATTGCTGTACGTAAAAGTCGTGAAAAAAGCCGTGCTAAAGCAAAAGAGACTCTAGCTCAGGTTGACAAGCTGAGGAAAGAGAATGAGATGTTAGAACAGAAGGTTACGATTCTTTCAAAGGAATTAAGCGTATTGAAGGATTTATTTCTGGCCCACGCTGGCAATGTCAGTGAAGTCACCTGTCCGACACCACCACCAACTACAGTGACGGTTCAGGTTACAGCTTCAGCTGATCATCAATACTCGGTGAAAGCACAGGAAAATTGA
- the LOC123549008 gene encoding CCAAT/enhancer-binding protein-like — MESPRMYEEGEPDISFKKDLLKQVFTFTEESQHALTLDPTLENVVDLQELINTAIPTLEAEEGPLNLDSIFPASDLDIVEGHTSNFQAGNQNNFLDISKFVPETVQKICMTNSKEASFNTTGSDCRQILTIKSEDLDLTACQSPEVTVCAADSYTSENSSRCSTPNTPKTPIVYECRKPGRKPSAGGPIRPRKKEPKKDTAEYYEKRARNNVAVRKSREKAKLRQGVTETRVQELTSENERLQKKVDLLSKELNVLKSLFINVGASLPENFEEILSR; from the exons ATGGAATCACCACGAATGTATGAAGAGGGAGAGCCTGACATTAGTTTTAAAAAGGACTTACTAAAGCAAGTGTTCACATTCACAGAGGAAAGTCAGCACGCACTTACCCTCGATCCAACACTCGAGAACGTGGTTGATCTTCAGGAGTTGATTAATACTGCTATCCCCACACTGGAGGCAGAGGAGGGGCCGCTAAATTTGGATAGCATATTTCCTGcgagtgaccttgacattgtcgAGGGCCACACCTCCAACTTCCAGGCAGGCAACCAGAACAATTTCTTGGATATATCAAAG tttGTTCCAGAAACAGTTCAAAAAATCTGCATGACTAACTCTAAAGAGGCGTCATTCAATACCACCGGCAGTGACTGCAGGCAGATTTTGACGATCAAGTCCGAGGACTTGGATCTTACTGCCTGTCAGAGTCCGGAAGTCACTGTTTGTGCGGCTGACAGCTACACGTCAGAAAACAGCTCCCGCTGTAGCACACCAAACACACCAAAGACACCAATTGTCTACGAGTGCAGGAAACCTGGTCGAAAGCCATCAGCAGGCGGGCCTATCCGCCCACGTAAAAAGGAACCAAAAAAGGACACAGCTGAGTACTACGAAAAACGAGCTAGAAACAACGTTGCTGTTCGTAAAAGCCGCGAAAAGGCAAAACTTCGACAGGGTGTGACGGAAACAAGAGTTCAAGAGCTTACAAGTGAAAACGAGAGACTGCAGAAGAAAGTTGACTTGTTATCAAAAGAACTTAACGTTCTTAAAAGCTTGTTTATCAATGTCGGTGCATCTTTGCCAGAGAACTTTGAGGAGATTCTCAGCAGATGA